CCTCGGTGCCCGGTGCAGCCTTCGGtggccaggaggaggaagaggagctgccGGGCTACGGCCTCGGGGCGCTGCTCGGCTACAAAGAGCTGGGGGGGGCAGTAAAGAGCGGTCACCCCACCCCCACGGTAACCGGGAGCAGCCCTCCGGTAACGGGGACCCCCCGGGAAATTACGGTCAGGGTGCGGGGGGGGCCCCGGCGGGCCCGAGCTGCCGTGCGGAGGAGGTGCCGCCCGTCCACGGTGCCCACGAGCAGCGCCACGGCCTCGCCGCCGGTATCCGGGACTGAAGGGGGGAGAAACGAAGTCACCGGGGGGGGCTCCGGTAAAACCGGGAGTGGGACCGGGGCCGGTGCTCACGGTGCTGGCAGAGGTCGAGGGCCGGGGACAGCCCCCACCAGCAGGCCGTGCCCAGCCCCTCCGCCAAGCCGGCGGCCATGGTGGGGGCGCCCGGTACCGGGCAGGCCCCACCCGCCGGTTCCGGTTCCGCTTCTGGCCGCGGGACCAATGGGAGAGCGGGAAAGGCGCCGGGGGCCCGCCCCCAGGCGTTGCGAGGGACGCGGTCTCCTTGGCAACGGCAACGGCGTGCGGGACCACGCCCCCTAGCAACGGGCGGCGTGTGGGACCACGCCCCCTGGCAAGAGTTAGACACGCCCCCCAGCAACGGACGCCGCGTCGGAACACGCCTCCTCGCCACCGAGCCACACCCCCTAGCAACGGACTCGGCGAGACCACCCCCCCTCGCGACCGCCTACGAGCCCCGCCCCTCGCAACATAACCACGCCC
This genomic stretch from Oxyura jamaicensis isolate SHBP4307 breed ruddy duck unplaced genomic scaffold, BPBGC_Ojam_1.0 oxyUn_random_OJ68685, whole genome shotgun sequence harbors:
- the DNAAF3 gene encoding dynein assembly factor 3, axonemal, which translates into the protein MAAGLAEGLGTACWWGLSPALDLCQHLPDTGGEAVALLVGTVDGRHLLRTAARARRGPPRTLTLFVAEQRPEAVARQLLFLLLATEGCTGHRGNAGTG